A region from the Drosophila bipectinata strain 14024-0381.07 chromosome 3R, DbipHiC1v2, whole genome shotgun sequence genome encodes:
- the SMC1 gene encoding structural maintenance of chromosomes protein 1A isoform X1, with translation MADDDDDINQRVPLPPVHKPDDDIAFLQFIEMENFKSYRGHIVVGPLKQFNAVIGPNGSGKSNFMDAISFVMGEKTSSLRVKRLNDLIHGSSIGKPVSRSCYVTAKFILNQEKHMDFQRAVISGSSEYRINGESVSSSTYLNKLEKIGINVKAKNFLVFQGAVENIAMKTPKERTALFEEISGSGLLKDAYNRLKQDMIVAEEETQFTYQKKKGIAAERKEAKHEKMEAERYTRLQNEYNEKQVEYQLFRLFHVERDIQKYITDLEVKQQDVKAVEQRKEAADEVLREKKKDAGKITRDLAKIEQEIREFETQMNKRRPLYIKAKEKVTHCKKKLASLQKTLETAREADNAHQQDIRKLEKQLADVEALKKRFEDEIENESHRRGKSVNMEEGLVQEYDRLKQEAEATATQYRSELDSVNREQKSEQDTLDGETNRRASVEESFKKLTLQREEAVKRRDKLMDHIKSSQAALEEQNRIKDELRRDVGSSKEKIAEKQRELENVRDQLGDAKSDKHEDARRKKKQEVVELFKKQVPGVYDRMINMCQPTHKRYNVAVTKVLGKFMEAIIVDTEKTARHCIQILKEQMLEVETFLPLDYLQVKPLKERLRNISDPRNVRLVFDVLKFEPPEIERAVLFATGNALVCETPEDAMKVAYEIDRSRFDALALDGTFYQKSGLISGGSHDLARKAKRWDEKHMAQLKMQKERLNEELKELVKKSRKQSELATVESQIKGLENRLKYSMVDLESSKKSISQYDNQLSQVQMQLDDFGPKINEIERRMQNREEHIQEIKENMNNVEDKVFAAFCRRLGVKNIRQYEERELVMQQERARKRAEFEQQIDSINSQLDFEKQKDTRKNVERWERSVQDEEDALEGLKTAEARYLKEIDEDKEKMEKFKQEKQAKKQAVDDMEEDISKARRDVANLAKEMHNVGSHVSSVESKIEAKKNERQNILLQAKTDCIVVPLLRGSLDDAVRQTEDPSTSTALENLIEVDYRSLPREYTKLKDDSSFKKTHEQIQKDLQSKLDVLERIQTPNMKAMQKLDAVTEKVQSTNEEFENARKKAKKAKAAFERVKNERSSRFVACCQHISDAIDGIYKRLARNEAAQAYIGPDNPEEPYLDGINYNCVAPGKRFQPMSNLSGGEKTIAALALLFSTHSYQPAPFFVLDEIDAALDNTNIGKVASYIRDHTTNLQTIVISLKEEFYGHADALVGITPGEGDCLVSNVYIIDLTMFEDK, from the exons ATGGCCGACGATGACGACGATATTAACCAAAGAGTGCCACTACCGCCTGTGCACAAACCGGACGACGATATTGCCTTCCTGCAGTTCATTGAGATGGAGAACTTCAAGTCCTACCGTGGTCACATAGTCGTTGGTCCGCTCAAGCAATTTAACGCTGTTATTGGGCCCAATGGATCCGGCAAGTCCAACTTCATGGACGCCATCAGCTTTGTGATGGGTGAAAAGACGAGCAGTTTGCGAGTGAAGCGGCTAAATGATCTGATCCACGGTTCGTCTATTGGAAAACCAGTGTCCCGAAGTTGCTATGTGACTGCCAAGTTCATACTGAATCAAGAGAAGCACATGGACTTCCAAAGAGCAGTTATCAGTGGCTCCTCGGAGTATCGGATAAACGGAGAA AGCGTTTCGAGTAGCACCTACTTAAACAAGCTGGAGAAGATTGGCATCAACGTAAAGGCAAAAAACTTTCTCGTGTTCCAGGGAGCTGTCGAAAACATAGCCATGAAAACGCCGAAGGAAAGAACAGCTTTGTTTGAGGAAATAAGCGG gTCTGGTCTACTCAAAGATGCCTATAATCGCTTGAAACAGGATATGATTGTGGCGGAGGAGGAGACTCAGTTCACCTACCAAAAAAAGAAGGGAATAGCAGCTGAACGAAAGGAGGCCAAACATGAGAAAATGGAAGCCGAGCGCTATACTCGCCTGCAAAACGAATAC AATGAAAAACAAGTGGAATACCAGTTGTTTCGCCTCTTTCACGTGGAGAGAGACATCCAAAAGTACATTACTGATTTGGAAGTCAAACAGCAGGATGTGAAGGCTGTCGAGCAGCGCAAGGAAGCTGCCGATGAAGTCCTACGAGAGAAGAAAAAGGACGCCGGAAAGATAACTCGTGACTTGGCTAAGATCGAGCAGGAGATTCGCGAGTTCGAAACCCAGATGAATAAACGGAGACCCCTTTATATTAAAGCGAAGGAGAAGGTTACGCATTGCAAAAAGAAGCTGGCTTCGTTGCAAAAAACCCTCGAAACAGCCCGGGAGGCGGACAACGCCCACCAGCAGGACATCAGAAAGCTGGAGAAGCAGTTGGCCGATGTGGAAGCGCTAAAGAAACGATTTGAGGACGAGATCGAGAATGAATCGCATCGCCGTGGCAAGAGTGTCAATATGGAGGAGGGTCTGGTACAGGAATACGACAGATTGAAGCAGGAGGCGGAAGCCACTGCCACCCAGTACCGGTCTGAGCTGGATTCGGTGAACCGTGAACAAAAATCCGAGCAGGACACACTTGATGGAGAGACCAATCGGCGAGCTTCCGTCGAGGAGTCGTTTAAGAAGCTTACTCTGCAGCGTGAAGAGGCTGTTAAGCGTCGGGACAAGCTAATGGATCACATAAAATCCTCCCAGGCAGCACTCGAAGAGCAAAATCGCATCAAAGATGAACTGCGGCGTGACGTGGGCAGCTCCAAAGAAAAGATCGCTGAAAAGCAGCGAGAATTGGAAAACGTCCGCGATCAGTTGGGTGACGCCAAGAGTGATAAGCATGAGGATGCACGTCGCAAAAAAAAGCAGGAAGTCGTAGAGCTGTTCAAGAAACAGGTCCCTGGAGTGTACGACCGTATGATCAATATGTGTCAGCCTACTCACAAGAGGTACAATGTGGCAGTTACCAAAGTGCTGGGCAAGTTTATGGAGGCCATTATCGTGGATACCGAGAAGACTGCGCGCCACTGCATTCAG ATCCTAAAGGAACAAATGTTGGAAGTGGAAACCTTTCTTCCACTGGACTATCTGCAGGTGAAGCCCCTAAAAGAGCGATTGCGCAACATTAGCGATCCACGAAACGTGCGATTGGTCTTCGATGTTCTTAAATTCGAGCCCCCGGAGATCGAGCGGGCCGTGCTCTTTGCCACGGGTAATGCTCTTGTTTGCGAAACCCCAGAAGATGCCATGAAGGTAGCCTACGAAATCGATCGCTCGCGGTTTGATGCTTTGGCCCTGGACGGAACTTTTTACCAGAAGTCTGGCCTCATCTCCGGCGGCAGTCACGACTTGGCCCGAAAGGCCAAACGTTGGGACGAAAAGCACATGGCGCAGCTAAAGATGCAAAAAGAGCGTCTCAACGaggagctaaaggagctgGTCAAAAAGTCACGCAAGCAGAGCGAACTGGCCACGGTGGAGTCGCAGATTAAGGGCCTGGAAAACCGTCTTAAGTACAGCATGGTCGATTTGGAGTCCTCTAAGAAGTCAATTAGTCAATACGACAATCAATTGAGCCAAGTTCAAATGCAGCTGGATGATTTTGGG CCCAAGATCAACGAAATTGAGCGACGAATGCAGAACCGCGAGGAGCATATACAGGAAATCAAGGAGAACATGAACAATGTGGAGGATAAAGTGTTCGCTGCTTTCTGCCGTCGATTGGGTGTCAAGAACATCCGCCAGTACGAGGAGCGGGAGTTGGTTATGCAACAAGAACGGGCACGCAAGCGAGCAGAGTTTGAGCAGCAGATAGATTCCATTAACTCGCAGCTGGACTTCGAGAAACAAAAGGACACGCGAA AGAACGTTGAGCGTTGGGAACGAAGCGTGCAGGACGAAGAGGACGCTTTAGAGGGCCTGAAGACTGCTGAGGCGCGTTACCTTAAGGAAATAGACGAGGATAAGGAGAAGATGGAGAAGTTCAAGCAGGAGAAACAGGCGAAGAAACAAGCTGTTGACGACATGGAGGAGGACATCTCAAAGGCACGCCGGGATGTGGCTAACCTGGCCAAGGAGATGCACAATGTGGGCAGCCACGTGTCATCAGTAGAATCCAAGATTGAGGCAAAGAAAAACGAGCGTCAGAACATACTGCTGCAGGCCAAG ACCGATTGCATAGTGGTACCTTTGTTACGTGGCTCGCTGGACGACGCTGTGCGACAAACGGAAGATCCCTCCACATCGACGGCTCTGGAAAATCT CATTGAGGTTGACTACCGATCACTTCCACGAGAATATACCAAGCTAAAGGATGACTCCTCCTTTAAAAAGACCCACGAGCAGATTCAAAAAGACCTGCAAAGCAAATTGGATGTCTTGGAGCGCATACAGACACCTAATATGAAGGCCATGCAGAAATTGGATGCCGTGACGGAGAAGGTGCAGTCCACCAACGAGGAATTCGAAAATGCACGGAAAAAGGCAAAGAAGGCAAAAGCTGCTTTCGAGAGGGTCAAGAACGAACGTTCCTCTCGTTTTGTTGCCTGCTGTCAGCACATCTCCGATGCCATTGATGGTATTTACAAAAGATTGGCTCGCAACGAAGCGGCTCAGGCCTACATCGGCCCCGACAATCCAGAGGAACCCTATCTGGACGGCATTAACTACAATTGTGTGGCTCCCGGCAAAAGATTCCAGCCTATGAGCAACTTGAGTGGTGGTGAAAAAACGATAGCTGCCTTGGCCCTGTTGTTTTCCACCCATAG CTATCAACCTGCACCGTTCTTTGTGCTGGACGAGATTGATGCCGCTTTGGACAACACAAACATCGGCAAGGTCGCGTCGTATATTCGTGATCATACCACTAACCTGCAGACCATTGTCATATCCCTGAAGGAGGAATTCTATGGCCACGCGGATGCACTCGTGGGCATTACTCCCGGG GAAGGCGATTGTCTCGTATCAAATGTTTATATAATCGATCTAACTATGTTCGAGGACAAGTAG
- the SMC1 gene encoding structural maintenance of chromosomes protein 1A isoform X2 has product MADDDDDINQRVPLPPVHKPDDDIAFLQFIEMENFKSYRGHIVVGPLKQFNAVIGPNGSGKSNFMDAISFVMGEKTSSLRVKRLNDLIHGSSIGKPVSRSCYVTAKFILNQEKHMDFQRAVISGSSEYRINGESVSSSTYLNKLEKIGINVKAKNFLVFQGAVENIAMKTPKERTALFEEISGSGLLKDAYNRLKQDMIVAEEETQFTYQKKKGIAAERKEAKHEKMEAERYTRLQNEYNEKQVEYQLFRLFHVERDIQKYITDLEVKQQDVKAVEQRKEAADEVLREKKKDAGKITRDLAKIEQEIREFETQMNKRRPLYIKAKEKVTHCKKKLASLQKTLETAREADNAHQQDIRKLEKQLADVEALKKRFEDEIENESHRRGKSVNMEEGLVQEYDRLKQEAEATATQYRSELDSVNREQKSEQDTLDGETNRRASVEESFKKLTLQREEAVKRRDKLMDHIKSSQAALEEQNRIKDELRRDVGSSKEKIAEKQRELENVRDQLGDAKSDKHEDARRKKKQEVVELFKKQVPGVYDRMINMCQPTHKRYNVAVTKVLGKFMEAIIVDTEKTARHCIQILKEQMLEVETFLPLDYLQVKPLKERLRNISDPRNVRLVFDVLKFEPPEIERAVLFATGNALVCETPEDAMKVAYEIDRSRFDALALDGTFYQKSGLISGGSHDLARKAKRWDEKHMAQLKMQKERLNEELKELVKKSRKQSELATVESQIKGLENRLKYSMVDLESSKKSISQYDNQLSQVQMQLDDFGPKINEIERRMQNREEHIQEIKENMNNVEDKVFAAFCRRLGVKNIRQYEERELVMQQERARKRAEFEQQIDSINSQLDFEKQKDTRKR; this is encoded by the exons ATGGCCGACGATGACGACGATATTAACCAAAGAGTGCCACTACCGCCTGTGCACAAACCGGACGACGATATTGCCTTCCTGCAGTTCATTGAGATGGAGAACTTCAAGTCCTACCGTGGTCACATAGTCGTTGGTCCGCTCAAGCAATTTAACGCTGTTATTGGGCCCAATGGATCCGGCAAGTCCAACTTCATGGACGCCATCAGCTTTGTGATGGGTGAAAAGACGAGCAGTTTGCGAGTGAAGCGGCTAAATGATCTGATCCACGGTTCGTCTATTGGAAAACCAGTGTCCCGAAGTTGCTATGTGACTGCCAAGTTCATACTGAATCAAGAGAAGCACATGGACTTCCAAAGAGCAGTTATCAGTGGCTCCTCGGAGTATCGGATAAACGGAGAA AGCGTTTCGAGTAGCACCTACTTAAACAAGCTGGAGAAGATTGGCATCAACGTAAAGGCAAAAAACTTTCTCGTGTTCCAGGGAGCTGTCGAAAACATAGCCATGAAAACGCCGAAGGAAAGAACAGCTTTGTTTGAGGAAATAAGCGG gTCTGGTCTACTCAAAGATGCCTATAATCGCTTGAAACAGGATATGATTGTGGCGGAGGAGGAGACTCAGTTCACCTACCAAAAAAAGAAGGGAATAGCAGCTGAACGAAAGGAGGCCAAACATGAGAAAATGGAAGCCGAGCGCTATACTCGCCTGCAAAACGAATAC AATGAAAAACAAGTGGAATACCAGTTGTTTCGCCTCTTTCACGTGGAGAGAGACATCCAAAAGTACATTACTGATTTGGAAGTCAAACAGCAGGATGTGAAGGCTGTCGAGCAGCGCAAGGAAGCTGCCGATGAAGTCCTACGAGAGAAGAAAAAGGACGCCGGAAAGATAACTCGTGACTTGGCTAAGATCGAGCAGGAGATTCGCGAGTTCGAAACCCAGATGAATAAACGGAGACCCCTTTATATTAAAGCGAAGGAGAAGGTTACGCATTGCAAAAAGAAGCTGGCTTCGTTGCAAAAAACCCTCGAAACAGCCCGGGAGGCGGACAACGCCCACCAGCAGGACATCAGAAAGCTGGAGAAGCAGTTGGCCGATGTGGAAGCGCTAAAGAAACGATTTGAGGACGAGATCGAGAATGAATCGCATCGCCGTGGCAAGAGTGTCAATATGGAGGAGGGTCTGGTACAGGAATACGACAGATTGAAGCAGGAGGCGGAAGCCACTGCCACCCAGTACCGGTCTGAGCTGGATTCGGTGAACCGTGAACAAAAATCCGAGCAGGACACACTTGATGGAGAGACCAATCGGCGAGCTTCCGTCGAGGAGTCGTTTAAGAAGCTTACTCTGCAGCGTGAAGAGGCTGTTAAGCGTCGGGACAAGCTAATGGATCACATAAAATCCTCCCAGGCAGCACTCGAAGAGCAAAATCGCATCAAAGATGAACTGCGGCGTGACGTGGGCAGCTCCAAAGAAAAGATCGCTGAAAAGCAGCGAGAATTGGAAAACGTCCGCGATCAGTTGGGTGACGCCAAGAGTGATAAGCATGAGGATGCACGTCGCAAAAAAAAGCAGGAAGTCGTAGAGCTGTTCAAGAAACAGGTCCCTGGAGTGTACGACCGTATGATCAATATGTGTCAGCCTACTCACAAGAGGTACAATGTGGCAGTTACCAAAGTGCTGGGCAAGTTTATGGAGGCCATTATCGTGGATACCGAGAAGACTGCGCGCCACTGCATTCAG ATCCTAAAGGAACAAATGTTGGAAGTGGAAACCTTTCTTCCACTGGACTATCTGCAGGTGAAGCCCCTAAAAGAGCGATTGCGCAACATTAGCGATCCACGAAACGTGCGATTGGTCTTCGATGTTCTTAAATTCGAGCCCCCGGAGATCGAGCGGGCCGTGCTCTTTGCCACGGGTAATGCTCTTGTTTGCGAAACCCCAGAAGATGCCATGAAGGTAGCCTACGAAATCGATCGCTCGCGGTTTGATGCTTTGGCCCTGGACGGAACTTTTTACCAGAAGTCTGGCCTCATCTCCGGCGGCAGTCACGACTTGGCCCGAAAGGCCAAACGTTGGGACGAAAAGCACATGGCGCAGCTAAAGATGCAAAAAGAGCGTCTCAACGaggagctaaaggagctgGTCAAAAAGTCACGCAAGCAGAGCGAACTGGCCACGGTGGAGTCGCAGATTAAGGGCCTGGAAAACCGTCTTAAGTACAGCATGGTCGATTTGGAGTCCTCTAAGAAGTCAATTAGTCAATACGACAATCAATTGAGCCAAGTTCAAATGCAGCTGGATGATTTTGGG CCCAAGATCAACGAAATTGAGCGACGAATGCAGAACCGCGAGGAGCATATACAGGAAATCAAGGAGAACATGAACAATGTGGAGGATAAAGTGTTCGCTGCTTTCTGCCGTCGATTGGGTGTCAAGAACATCCGCCAGTACGAGGAGCGGGAGTTGGTTATGCAACAAGAACGGGCACGCAAGCGAGCAGAGTTTGAGCAGCAGATAGATTCCATTAACTCGCAGCTGGACTTCGAGAAACAAAAGGACACGCGAA AACGTTGA